The following coding sequences lie in one Spirochaetaceae bacterium genomic window:
- a CDS encoding 23S rRNA (adenine(2503)-C(2))-methyltransferase RlmN encodes MAKAMVAAYTLNELKTLLAGYQAPPYRAEQLIKALYKGAAGYEQTSLPKALIAHLQPNLPFISTKVLKCLNAEGSAKLALKLNDEQVVESVLLRHEGRNTACLSSQAGCAMGCTFCKTATLGFKRNLESYEIIEQFLHLQQLAPINNIVFMGMGEPLLNLDNVLKTITALSNPQTLGLSKRRFTLSTVGLIKPIYQLAESGYQLNLAFSLISAQQAKRELLIPQAKANPLPQLKEALMYYQQQTKGRLTFEVVLIPGHNDSADDAKAIAAFAAGFKCLINVIAWNKVEGLPYRSPDSRQLANFINRLSGYGLTVKQRRRMGRGVNGACGQLG; translated from the coding sequence TTGGCTAAAGCTATGGTTGCCGCTTATACCCTTAACGAATTAAAAACCCTGCTAGCGGGCTACCAAGCCCCGCCTTACCGTGCCGAGCAGCTGATTAAAGCTTTATACAAAGGGGCCGCCGGCTACGAGCAAACCTCTTTACCTAAAGCTTTAATTGCTCATTTACAGCCTAATTTGCCCTTTATCAGCACAAAAGTGCTTAAATGCCTTAACGCCGAAGGCAGCGCCAAGCTGGCCCTTAAACTTAACGATGAGCAAGTGGTAGAAAGTGTTTTACTAAGGCATGAGGGCCGTAATACCGCTTGCTTAAGCAGCCAAGCGGGCTGCGCTATGGGCTGTACCTTTTGTAAAACGGCCACTTTAGGCTTTAAACGTAACCTAGAAAGCTACGAAATTATCGAGCAATTTTTGCATTTGCAGCAGCTGGCGCCCATCAATAACATTGTTTTTATGGGCATGGGCGAGCCGCTGTTAAACCTAGATAATGTGTTAAAAACGATAACCGCCCTAAGTAACCCGCAAACTTTAGGCTTAAGCAAACGCCGTTTTACCTTGAGTACAGTGGGTCTAATTAAGCCTATTTACCAACTGGCGGAAAGCGGCTACCAGCTTAATTTGGCGTTTAGCCTGATTAGTGCGCAGCAGGCTAAACGCGAATTATTAATCCCACAAGCTAAAGCTAACCCCTTGCCACAATTAAAAGAAGCCTTAATGTATTACCAGCAGCAAACTAAGGGCCGGCTTACCTTCGAAGTGGTGTTAATACCCGGCCATAACGATAGTGCAGACGATGCCAAAGCTATAGCCGCTTTTGCCGCCGGTTTTAAATGTTTAATTAATGTTATTGCGTGGAACAAAGTAGAAGGCTTACCTTACCGCAGCCCCGATAGCCGGCAGCTGGCTAACTTTATTAACCGCCTTAGCGGTTACGGGCTAACGGTAAAGCAGCGGCGGCGTATGGGACGCGGCGTAAATGGGGCTTGCGGCCAGCTGGGCTAA
- a CDS encoding helix-turn-helix domain-containing protein, giving the protein MDNVKSIEATIFFDRIDELLAQRKMTQAAMCKKIGMPWHTYKNMKLNKRLPRVNDAALMAQVLGVSLDILVGVDKEGLAANQQREERITKLAGKLTLIDERSFENVEDFINVVSEKRRKRRKQATESRA; this is encoded by the coding sequence ATGGATAACGTTAAAAGCATAGAAGCAACTATTTTTTTTGATAGGATAGATGAGTTACTTGCTCAAAGAAAGATGACCCAAGCGGCCATGTGTAAAAAGATAGGTATGCCTTGGCATACCTATAAAAATATGAAGCTTAATAAGCGGCTGCCGCGCGTCAACGATGCCGCCTTAATGGCGCAGGTATTAGGAGTTTCGCTGGATATTTTAGTGGGCGTAGATAAAGAGGGTTTAGCCGCTAACCAGCAGCGGGAAGAGCGTATTACTAAGCTGGCCGGAAAGCTAACTTTAATTGATGAACGCAGTTTTGAAAACGTGGAAGATTTTATTAATGTTGTGAGCGAAAAACGCAGGAAACGGAGAAAGCAAGCAACAGAGAGCAGGGCATAG